Genomic DNA from Mauremys mutica isolate MM-2020 ecotype Southern chromosome 13, ASM2049712v1, whole genome shotgun sequence:
CTCAACTGAAGacccttctcttcctgctgtttctagtgatctacattGTGACGATGGCTGGGAACATCCTTATTGTTGTGCTAATTGTGACTGATCAGCATCTTcatacccccatgtacttcttcctggggaacttgtcctgcttggagacctgctacacctccaccatccttcccagggtgctggccagtctcctgactggggacagaaccatttctgttAGAGATTGCATTgtacaattttatatttttggtTCTCTGGCAGCCACAGAATGTTGTCTCTTATCTGTGATGTcctatgatcggtatttagcaatATGCAAACCGCTGCATTATGCAGCCCTTACAAACGGCAGGTTCTGCACCAAACTAGTGGCTGGGTCTTGGATAGGTGGATTTATGTCTGTGGCCATCATAATATTTATGATTTCACAATTAACATTCTGTGGTcccaatgaaattgaccatttcttttgtgatttaaGCCCAATAATAAAGCTGTCCTGCAGTGACATCTGCATGTTGGAAGTTACAGCTGTCATTTTCTCCTCAATGTTCACGCTGCCACCATTTGCGTTAACCCTGGCATCCTACGTTCACATCATCTCCACAATCCTGAGAATCCCATCCACCATggggaggcaaaaggccttttccacctgctcctcccacctcattgtggtgacaatATTCTATGGAACTCTAGTCATCGTCTACATGCTACCAAAAAACAAGACGCTGAGAAGCCTCAACAAGATGTTCTCTGTCTTCTACACAGTGCTGACTCCAATCGTtaatcccctcatctacagcctgaggaacaaagaggtgaaggaggccctgaggaaaGCTTACAGTAAATTGCTGTCTTCACCACAAGTATTTACAAAATCGAAGGTTATGTTTCTAAGTTAAAATGGAGTGAGGGAGGCGGATGTGTATGAGTACTGCACATAGCAACAAGGGCACCAGGGGCTGGTGCTTTCAGAATCAGAAAGCAAAGTCTGTGTTGCCTTTCGGTATGACTAGCGCTGGTCAGAACATTTCCAAGGAATTTTGTGTGTGTCTCATGGTTATGAAAATTACTTGAGTAGGGGGATGCCCAGGGCCCAGTCCCTGTTCCGTCAGATTCTGAGTAATCTGGGATGAAAATTCTGCTTTGGATCAGACAGAGCAGGGACATTAACCTATATCTTCCAGGCCAATGTCCACACACAGTCCTGAGATGGGTAGATCACCCTCAGTAGACACTCAGATCACTGTGTTTCTGTCTCCGTGAAATCAGCTGAGTGGCAGGGGCTCACTGAATGACCAATATCCCTTAGTGGGATTAGTCATGTCAGTAAAATTGTGATGCCACGCCACCACACTATGTGTTCTGGCTGTGTCAGATAAGGGTCCTTTAAAAATACCAGGCTGTGTATCTGCCACACgtgtttagatagatagatagatagatggatagatgtgtgtctatggagagagagagagagataaggtCCCTTCCATGGATAGCAGTGTGTCCTCCAGTGAAACTGGGAGATTTCTATCCTGCGCAAAGTGCCAGGAGACTGGATTTTATTCTCAACTCTGCCTCTGATCTGCTGTTCCatgtctgtttcccctccctcgctttgtctgtcttttccatttagactgtaaactttgTGGACTGTCTTTCACTCTCTGTTATCATTATTGTCACCCCTCCATGGTGCTAGATGGGGAAAACACAACCACATTGGGTCAATGAGGTCACAGTCTCAGCTGGGGAGCTCTATGTGCTCACGcaacaaaaacaataaataatagtaaCCACCATCAAACTGTCATGGGTGCGCAATGGAACATTGCCCAATGTTATTCTGGTGGAGTGGAGAAATGGTGTATGAAGGGTGAAATAAAGTAACTGTTCTCTGTCAGGTTGACTCTGGAAGGaacttttttcaaatatttgaaaattaagGGAGGAGATGGGTAGAGTGCAGGTGactgggcagagtgcaggtgatgTGGTCAAACATTCTCTTTTCCCATGGTTTTGCAGTTTGTATGTCAATATCATTTACACAAATGTGCACACATGCAAGCCAATGCATCTCCTCTCTCTACTGTGGTTTTACCTTCTTTACCGTGCCCTGCCTGAAATTCATTGTAACCACTATGGAGCAGGGATCTTTGCAGCTGTACTGCAAGGCAGCTAGCACATCATGAAACCCTGTAAAACAAGTAAAACAAAtacaataataattattattatgaatAGATACATATTATGGTCAGTGGCAAAACAATATTCTTTCTGCTGCCCAGTGAGTAGGAGTCAATCCCAACCTAGATAAATGAGAAGACAAGCTCTGAGTGACCATACTCATCCATGATTTGCCTTCAGACTGTCAAAAGAGATGCTAAGTACCTTGTGTAGTATCAGTAGGATGTTTGAAATTCATTAGTTAAGTATATAGCAGTATGGATAGCCTGACTCATTTTCTGTAAACTCAGGTCTACACTCAAAACTTCACATGGTCTAGTAATATTGCTAAGGAGTGTGATTATCTAGGACATGTCTATGCTGACAAAAATACATAATTATATTGACATATCAGCTTCTGCTGATCCAGATTATATCATTTGGGGGAACAAAGCACATTTTGGTTGGTGTAAGCTGTCTCTACACTATTCTGGCAAAGCTATCCTGGCAAATCATTTCCAAAGGGATCTAAGCTCCCTTTATTCTGCTCTGAATGTGTAAAGTGAGTATAATCATAGTTGCATTCAGTGCCAAAGAGTTGTAAAGTGGccttaatgtaaatgaaaatcaggccctaaatatttaCCTGTTGCATGTTAATGTTGTTATATGTAGATACATTGCATTTTTATCCTAACTTTGTGTGTCTCCATTAAAAACCTCAGCCattgttttttttatattgtcagtgctccattgtgctagattcTGTGCAAACTCAAAAGTAGCTTGTATgtttaaaagtgatttttccccTAACCCCTCCCATATTTCTCTAGGCCACACCTCCCTCTTTTCTCATTGGCAAACCTTTGTGGGCCTTTTCCTCTAACTATATAGTTTGTTTCCTGTGTTGTGAGGCGGCAAGATAGGCCAGGCTACGGAGGAGTCCATGATGTGTATTAGAGGCATGTTTCATTATGTATCTACACTCTTGAGTACAGCCAGTCAGAAAACTGTTTCTTTATGTACAAtttcaataaaaatgaaaataaaaagtagTTGTCAAAACTTTTGGTTGAAtgtttgaaaaatgaaaatgttcaagtGTTCAATAAAACTTCTGGAAATCAAAAGTTTAATCTGAAATATgctaaaatctgatttttaattttatttcttgatgacattttattttttcaagaaTACAGACACTTTGCATGAAAATATTTTAGTCAAAAATAAATTCCATCCACAAAGAATTTGTATGGAATTTTTTTGACAAGCCCTTTTCTTGAGtacacaggtgccaactttccaatgtgctggggggtgctcactgctcaacccctggctctgccacaggcattGACTTCTAGAAGGATTTGGGGGTTGCCATCTGTGGCTGTCAGGGAGAGCACAGGTTGAGAAGCTGTTTCCAGGTGATGGCTGAATGGAGGCGAAGTAGTGTGTGGCTGGTAAAGAGGAGCAATCCTGTTATTGAATGTGATACACAGGGAAGGACAAGGGGTGCTGAAGAAACAATACATCTGCATCCAGATCCCACCCAGGGGCCATGCTTTTCCTGCCTACCACAGTGTACAGAGCGGTTAAAACTATTCATGCACTGTGGATGGCGGATCGTAGCACAGGAAGGGCTGGGAGATGAAGGCAGAAAGAAGACAGCattcaggaggaggaagagagagaggaaaaatctgCCTCCTCTCCCACATGCAGGAAGACTGAGGGAGAGCCTGAAATGTTGAAGAAAAGAAGTAATAGATAAGAGGCAATGATGGACTAACTCCATCAAAGCCATTGGAGAAACAGCAGGAATGATAGTCTCCCTAGAGTGAAATGAGGCTGATGGAGGGTCACCTATAACCATGATCCCCCAGGCTGGTTGCCCTTTGACAACATCTGGATTCTGATGCTGTATCAGCATGTCCACATCACGTAGCAGCTACACAGCTCCATTCTACAGTACAGTCACTGCAAAGCACAATCATGTGCCTCTCTGCTGCTTTCTTGGATGACCAGTTGATTCCTCCTCATCTCTTCCAGGTCCACAGATTGAAGCTCTCTGTTCTAAATCCCATCCCTGTATCAAATGGAGCAGAAAATGTTGCGTCGTTCTGGAAGATTGACCTCTCTGCCATTTATTACTTGGTTGCCAGGCAACATCACAGCAGAGTCTATTTGGGGACAATTCCCACATGGTCAACAAAATATATAAAGGTGATTGCAACACAGCACACAGGGAATCATATTGTGAAAGTGATACTCTGTGCCGGTGCAGGTACATCACATTGAAATATTGAGGAAGAAGAGACCTCTTTTTGGTGTCATCCTCCTCTCATTTAGCCCAGTTTTATAGCTGTCCatgtctattgacttcagttcagTTATTCTTGATTTATACTGGGGTAAGTGAAAGCAGAATTGCTTCCTAACTGCCTCCTTAAAATGCTTAaatcttcattttattttaaaggttaACTAACCTACTGTAATGCACTTTTAAATGTGCacatatttcatttatttatttttattggttCCTCCCCTCAAAACAAActaatagaataataataataataataataataataataataataaaccagaAACCACAGAAACCAcagaaaagtaaaaaaattggatgtgaagggaaagaaaggaggaaggggagagggaaggaaaaggagagtAACATCTAGTTTCTATTTACTAGGGAttaataaaagtttttttttgcaAGTTAGAGTTAATCATTTCAAATGTGTCTTACGCCCTTCCTTTTCTAAACATTACCTGCTCTAGGTGCAGTCACATGAGTGTAATTTGTACACTCGTGTGTTAAAAAGCCCCCAAGTGACTGAGAAGTTAAGAACTGGGAAGTAGCTGATGAATGTCAATGATAATTGAATCTGGTGCTATTCTAAATAGAAAGAGCTATCACCTATTCTTGGAACTGTTTCCATCATTTCATATGGACTCAGTAGACATTCTGGGATTCAGATCATGTTTGTGGTTATTGTGCATGCTGGTTGAGTTGTTTGAGTGCTTGTTGTTGATTTGTATGTGGGTTGTGTAGTAAGTGTTGATTTGAGCAGGTGGAATATGAGGGGTCTGTGCTACAGTGAGGGTTCTATGTGTGTTCGGGTTTATTGTGTGTGCTCATTGCACTGTTTTGTGAgtggttgtgttgatttgtgtggtGGTTGTGTTGTGCTGGGAGATTTGGGTTGATTTGAGTGGGTGTTGGCTGTGGAGAAGGGCAATGCGTGCTCATGGCTATTCTGTGTTGTGGTTCTGTTGTTGTGTGGGTAGTTGTGTTAATTTGTTAGCCTTCTCAATTTCATCTGTGATTAACTCTTTTTCCATGATAAATGAGGGACCTAcgctttccttcatctttcttttcTCCTAATGTACTTCTAATTCCTTGTCGTCTTGCCTCTTATATCTCTTGCTAGTGAAACTCATTTTGTCCCGCAGCCTTCCGATTCTGTGGTGTTCTTTTGTACTCATTCTTTGctatttgtccatgtttccactttttgtagggctcttttttttttttttgattttcaggCTAAATACACTTCAGGATGACAAATAGAGTCACAATCCTGAAATCTTATGATATAGTCTTCAATTTCAACTAAGCCAGTCATGACCAACATTTGGAATCTCAACCTACCTGCGCTACTTTTGccactgaaaaaaatctttctctTTGACAATTAGATGAATAAGTCCCATTGAAACACTTTCAGCATTTCAAAAATATCAACTCCTTCATTCTGGATAAAGTCAAAATTCCAAACAGTGTAAATTTCCTTCTAGGTGGTTCcatttcttgcatttcagcttccCACTGTCTGTGAGTCATTCTCCTGCACACACTGGGAAATTACTAGATTCCCCTGACTAGAGCATCCACACCTGAATAAGAATGTGTGTGTAACCATTCCTAAATGTTTATTTGAAAGTTGAAATGTTGGTTTCTAGTTGTGTGTGTGATTTTGTAGGAGCTGAGTTCATGAATAGGAGATGCGCACTAATGGTTTGCCAGATTACATCTGTACTTACATTGAATAGATGAAGAACAACTTTCCACATTTTCACATATATTAGGTTATTACATCATGTTACCAAATTTCAACCCTATCTGTGCTTTCTGGTATCAGAAATGGAGTTTCAAAAAAAGTGAGAGTGAAATAACAAACCCATGAGAGTTGTGCTTGTAGCAGCAAATCTTTCATGGTCATCAGAAGCCTTGTGTCTAACAGGTGACTTGAGAAATCAGCAAGACCTTTCTATGCTTTGGAATATTGACGATCCCTATGGGTTTCTTTATTGGGGTAATTCCAAATCTTAATCATGGTGAAAAGCTACACACAACTGTAACATCATGGTCTGTTTCCCCTCTCTGAAAGGACATAAGAAAGTAGTCATTGGATCCATTCTCTGAATCCTATGTGCTGCTGAGCCCTCTAGATCTGGATAGTGACTCGTCACTGTTCCTACAGGTGGAGCTCTCAATACTCACATTGCTCACCAGAGATGAACCATTCAGTTTCTCTGTTTTCT
This window encodes:
- the LOC123347867 gene encoding olfactory receptor 11A1-like is translated as MENTLQENQTSIAEFILLGFGDLPQLKTLLFLLFLVIYIVTMAGNILIVVLIVTDQHLHTPMYFFLGNLSCLETCYTSTILPRVLASLLTGDRTISVRDCIVQFYIFGSLAATECCLLSVMSYDRYLAICKPLHYAALTNGRFCTKLVAGSWIGGFMSVAIIIFMISQLTFCGPNEIDHFFCDLSPIIKLSCSDICMLEVTAVIFSSMFTLPPFALTLASYVHIISTILRIPSTMGRQKAFSTCSSHLIVVTIFYGTLVIVYMLPKNKTLRSLNKMFSVFYTVLTPIVNPLIYSLRNKEVKEALRKAYSIDF